In bacterium, the following proteins share a genomic window:
- a CDS encoding sialate O-acetylesterase has protein sequence MIVSSYRRIFSVSLAFLAIGLIACEDSHTIGGFLDGLAAGETVILQNNGKDDIAVSGDGAFAFSSKIADGDRYDVTVTALPENKYCTIDSKGVGIVSGEDIRDIQVSCWELWQLDGTVWLAAGQSNMEACDSFNDSDVDVEVLTYSAFKGGEYVRHEWNPIASVACFSVVGGSFAIDLAKELGESVYVVAVAEGATSISCWMESGDCFDKNVLPFTQQHIDGVLLWQGETEALQIQDAGPAGYETKLDMLIEQWREQFQDPDLPFFIVELQHYQETPESSEPSSWEIVRAAQYRIAEKVPNVFLVGSVDLTPEGCLHPTHVYQRIGSRLALMAETFLSQ, from the coding sequence ATGATCGTGAGCTCGTATCGCAGGATCTTCTCAGTCAGTCTGGCGTTTCTTGCGATTGGGTTGATTGCGTGCGAAGACAGTCATACGATTGGGGGTTTTTTGGATGGGCTGGCTGCTGGTGAAACGGTGATTTTGCAGAACAATGGGAAAGACGATATTGCTGTATCTGGGGATGGAGCCTTTGCCTTTTCATCAAAAATTGCTGATGGCGATCGTTATGACGTCACCGTAACGGCTCTGCCCGAAAATAAGTACTGCACAATCGATAGTAAAGGTGTGGGGATTGTTTCAGGTGAGGACATACGGGATATACAAGTTTCTTGCTGGGAGCTGTGGCAGTTGGATGGCACTGTTTGGCTAGCTGCAGGCCAGTCGAACATGGAGGCATGCGACTCATTCAATGATTCAGATGTCGATGTTGAAGTTCTGACTTATTCTGCATTCAAGGGTGGAGAATACGTCCGTCATGAATGGAATCCGATTGCCAGCGTCGCCTGTTTTTCAGTGGTCGGAGGGAGCTTTGCGATCGATCTAGCAAAGGAACTAGGAGAATCAGTTTATGTGGTGGCGGTTGCAGAAGGGGCGACTTCGATTTCCTGTTGGATGGAGTCGGGCGATTGTTTTGACAAGAACGTCCTGCCGTTCACGCAGCAGCACATCGACGGCGTGCTCTTGTGGCAGGGTGAGACTGAGGCCCTGCAGATCCAAGATGCTGGCCCTGCTGGCTACGAGACAAAGCTCGATATGCTCATCGAGCAATGGCGGGAACAGTTTCAGGACCCGGACCTGCCATTTTTCATTGTGGAACTGCAGCACTACCAGGAGACGCCGGAATCGTCGGAGCCGTCATCGTGGGAAATCGTGCGCGCGGCGCAGTACCGCATTGCTGAGAAAGTCCCCAATGTCTTCCTCGTCGGATCGGTCGATCTGACTCCGGAGGGATGTCTCCATCCGACTCATGTATACCAGCGTATAGGCTCGCGCTTGGCTCTGATGGCCGAGACTTTCCTGAGTCAATGA